Sequence from the Granulicella sp. L56 genome:
CCGGAATGCGCTGACGAATATTTCCAAACAGGCATTCTCCTACTACTTTTCGATGCCCGGTCTTGGGCAAAGGTAGTCCTATAGTCGCAGAACTGCCCCATTTTCTTCGATCTAGCAGAAAATGGAGCAGTTTGGAAGAACTAAGCAGAGTGTTGCTGCGATGTGCTGGAACGATGCACAAAGTGGTACGGAGGCCACGGCCCGGAGAGTTGCATACGGCACTCTTTCAGTTGCAGAGTGGCCGAGGAATACTTGTTTTGATAACGCTCAACCGTCTTGTTATCGATGAGATGGGCGATATCCAAAAGCATCTTGCCCGAGTCCATCCGTTTGCAGGTAATCTCTTCAGCGATGGGAAGGAACATGCGATGCATCTGAACAGAGAGTGCACGGGCCTTGGACTGGCGCTCCCGCTGACGGCTGGCGCTCTCGCGCAGGCTGGTGAGGTACTGCTGGCCGACGGTCATGTCGCGGGCGGAGTTGCCAGGGCAGGTGTCGTCCACGAGGACCTTGAGGTGCATCTCGGCCTTGCCGCGAAGACGCTCGACGTTGGCCTGGAAATGACGCTGGTTGGAGCGGACGGAGCGGCGGAGGGCGTCGTCATCCTGAAAGGTGGTGCCAAAACGGAACGGCAGGACGGTTGAGAGCTTGAAGCAGTCCGCGATGACGCGGGCATGGTCTTTTGCAGCTTGCTGGTCGAGCCGTTCATGATCTTCGGCGCTGTGCTCGGAGACGATGACGGCCAAATCACTGGCGGGAAACAAGAATGCCTGATTACCGAAGAGGCCTGAGACTCCGGTAAGGGGCATTGGACGACGGTGTCGACAAAGTTCCGGGAACGACTGCCGTTCTGCGATGCAATAGGCGTACCATGCCATGTCTTATACCTTCCTTTAGCGCACTGAGGGGTCTAACTGCCCCATCAGGAAGTTGGGTTATGGAACTCATACTGATGCGAAAGTTTGATTGAACACTCTGCATTTGTAATTATTTCGGATTCAGGCAAGGTGCGCGATTAGCGGCCTCGACTGAACGCGAAACGGATAGTATGCCTATTGGAAGACGGTTGGCAAGAATTTCCTAATCTTTCCGCTAAGTGCTTGAACTTGCAGGAACAGAGCCGACCCAAAATTACGCTGAATGGTGAATTTTCTTCGGATTCCCTCTTTTGCGGGGCGTACCCCACCCCCGAGGGTAATTTTATGCAAAGCATCTCGAATCAAAGGTTTAGCTGGATAATTTTCACAAAGTATTCATTCCAGGCACTTTGCATGCAAATCCTTATTTATAAACAAGTTAGGCCCAGCGCTTTGCCGGGCCTTTTCTTTGCTTTCTCTATTCCTTATTTTATCTTGTTGGAGGAATCGAGCCGAAATCCTCTATTCCATTTATTTTGTTTGAGTTAGGGGATTCGAGCCTTGACAGACGATTTCACGAGCATTTTTCGATGAATTATCGATTATGGCAATAGAATCAATTATTTATTCGATATCTAACTCGATGGCAAGAGGCCCGGATTTTGCAGCCTGAGCGGGGGTTAGCGGGGCGAGTCATTCCCTTTTGACGGAGCCTGGTCACGCCAGGAGGGCGGGTCCTGTGCAACCCTGCGCTTGGGAAGGGTGTCTTCCGGGCTCGATATGCCTACCATACGCAATATCTTTCCAATGACACGAACAATAGGATTCACAATTCACTCTCCGAGCGCTTGAGGCTACGTTATTTTAAAGGGATGAGTCCATCCAATAATTTCACCTACAGTGCCAAACGAATCTGGAGCTTGGTTGCCCTCTGCCTGGTGACAGGCATCCTGTCCCACAGTGCTGTGGCGCAGGGAGCGGCAGCAGCCCCGAAGTCCGACGTGATCGTGTTTACCAATGGCGACCAGTTGACCGGAACCATCGAACGCGGCGTGGGCGACAGCATCGTCTTCAAAAGCGATACCGCGGGCGAGATCACGGTTCCGTTGAGCAAGATCAAGGAGCTGCGCTCGCATGGCAGCTTTGTCGTCATTCGGAAAGATGAGAAGCCGACGAAGATCACCCGGCATCCGGGTGCTATCGCCTATGGAGACAATGCTATAAGCGTCGAGACCCAGGCGGGTACCCCGGAGACAGTACCGGTGAAGGACCTTGCCTTCATCATCGACCAGGCGACCTACGACAAGGAAGTGGCACACAATCCAAGCTTTTTGCATGGATGGGCCGGGTCCGTCTCAGGCGGTGCTTCGCTGGTCCGATCGAGCCAGACGGGAACCAGCTTTAACGCTGGCATCGCCCTGATACGGGCGATTCCAACCGTGCCTTATCTGCCGCCCAAAACACGCACCACCTTCAACCTGCTGGAGAGCTACGGCAAGTTGACCCAGCCGGTGATTCCGCAGACAACACCCCCGACACCTCCTTCTGAGGCGAAGACGAGCATCTTTCATGCGGATGCCGAGCATGATCTCTATTTCACTCCCCGCTTCTACGCGCTGGGCGAAGTCTCTTTTGACCACAACTTCGCGCAGGGCCTGAATATGCAGCAGGTCTACGGCGGCGGTTTCGGCTGGACCCCCATCCTGACTCCGGTACAGCAACTCGATCTTAAGGCCGACATCCATTACGAGATGCAGTCCTTCATCCAGCCCGACCCGATTACCGTGGATAACCCGCGCATCCCCAACCAGAACCTGATCGGTTCGACGATTGGCGAGGCGTACCACCGCAATCTGCCGGGCAAGATCGTCTTTACCGAGAGCGCCAGCATTTTGCCTGCGTTCAATAATCCGCAAGCCTATTCGGCGATCGCAACTGCTGGATTGGCTTTGCCTACTTATAAGCGAATCAGCCTGGGAGTGAATGGCACGGACAACTACCTCAACATGCCAGCTACCGGATACAAGAAGAACAGCTTCCAGTTCATCACTGCTATCGTCTACACATTGAAATAAGAAAATAGGCGGTCTCAACCCATACCCGGTTGAGACCGCCTATTTCTTTTAATTTCATCGTCTTTAAGAAAACCCTGATTAAGTCCAGGCTTTGAAAGGGACGGGCTTCAGCCCGTCCGCCAGTGACGCTGCTTCAACGTGGCTTTAGCCACTGAGGGAATGTCATCGGAGTTCAGCAACTTTAATCAGGCTTTTCTTGACTCTTTCCCGTCTCTTTTTACCTGGTCAAAATCTGCGTCACCGGCAATGGTAGCTCTGTGTTGGCGCTCTTCAACAGAAGGCTGACCTGCCACATCTGCGTGTCGGTAAGCACGTGGTTGAAGGCAGGCATACCGGTGAGACGGATGCCGTTGGCGACCTTCCAGTAGGTCTCTCCTGCCGTATCGTCGCTGACACCAACCACATCGGATTTTCCATGCTTTTTCCAGAGCTGAGGCGCACGGGGATACATATAGCGCGCGTAAAGAACGTCGTGACCGGGGACACCGTGGCAGCTCGCGCACTGGGCGCGGTATACGGCGGCGCCTGACTCGAAGACGTCCTCGCTGGTGCCGAAGGGCGGGGTTTTGACCTCATGGTCGATGCGGGCGTTCATGGGCAGGTGGACAATCTGCTTCTCATAGGGGAAGGGCGCGTCGGCTACGGCGACGGGAAGCGGCCCAAAGTGCAGGTACAGAAACAGGCCGACCGCAACCGCGGCGACCCCAATCAGAAAACCTAAAAAAACCTTGCCAAAGCCACCACTGCCACTTTTTTTTGCCATCGGATGTGCTCCTTTGCCGGTAGCCGCCCCGGAAACGGCGGCGGATGTTCTAATAAGGGATGGCCGCCGCTGGTTTGCCAGCAGCGCGCTCCAAGTTCCAACAATAGCAAAGCGCAGCTTGTGCAGGAGTAACAGTTGATGTTCGGTTTGAAGTTGAAGGAAAAGTGTGTAGCGGTTATGTTGCTGGCGGCATTGATGGCCAGCGGAGCAGGCATCGTTCAGGCGCAATCCATGCGGCGGACACGGCGAGAGACGAACGCCAACCGCCAGGCAAGAATCGCCCGGATCGTCAAGGACACCTACAGCCACAAGTGGGAAGTGGGCGGCGGCGGCGGCTATCTGCGCTATCGCTCCGGCGAGGGCCTGCAGCGCAACAACGAGGTCGCCTTCTGGCTGAGCGGGACACGCTACTTCAACCCGAAGCTTGGCGTCGAGGCTGACATTCGCGGTGCCTTCGGCAATGCCAAGATCGGCACCAACGACTATCTCAAGTTCAACCCGCAGATATCGCAATACGGCTTCATGGCCGGGCCTTCTTACCGCTTCTATGCGAAAGAAAAGACGGCAGTGAGCGTGTTTGCCATCGGCGGCGCGGGAGTCGGCAAGTTCGACAGCGGCTCAAAGGGCATTCCTTCGTCTCTGCTGGGGACGTGGCCTTCCGAAACGCGAGCAGCGTTTTCCGTCGGCCTGAACCTCGACTACAACCTCTATCCCAACCTGGCATTTCGGATTACACCGACCTACCTGGGGACCACCTTTGGAGGAACCGTGCAGAATAATGCGGGATTGAACATTGGGATTGTTTATCGTTTCGGAAGAAACTAGAACTCTTTAGTGTTTCCGTAAGACCAAAGAATCACGTCATCTCGACCGCAGCTGAGCGGAGAGATCCTGTATTTTGTCTTATCGTTAGAGCAGAAAAATATCTCAATAGACGGAACCACAGCAGTCAGGACTTTCTGGCATGTGGTTCCGTCATGTTTTTGGGGTCAAGAATCTCTGCGATCTGTTCTTCGGTGAGCAGTTTTTTCTCGCGGGCAAGGGCTACGATGCTCTGTCCCGTAGCAACCGATTCCTTTACCAACGCTGCCGCCTTTGCATAGCCAATGTAGGGATTCAGCGCAGTGGCGAGCGCAATGGTGCTGGCAGCATAGTGAGCGCAGCGGTCTCGGTTAGCCGTGATTCCGCGAATGCAGTGGTGATCCAATTGCCTCAGCGTGCTGGTCAGAATAGTGATGGATTGCAGCGTGTTATGCGCCATGGTAGGCATCATCACGTTCAGTTCAAGTTGCCCTGCCTGTACGGCGTAGGCCGTGGCAGTATCGTTGCCAATGACCTGAAACGCAACCATCGCAGTCAGTTCTGCGAGCACGGGGTTGACCTTGCCCGGCATGATGCTCGAGCCGGGCTGCAGGCTGGGCAGATGGATCTCGTTGAAGCCCGTATTCGGCCCACTCGACAACAGACGCAGATCGTTGGAGATGCGAATCAGTTCGAGCGCAAGCGTGCGTAGCGCGGCGGAGACGTCGGCCATCACAGCGTTCGATTGCATGGCATAGCGGAGATCTTCTGTTTCCAGAAGTTCGAGACCGGAGATGCGGCTAAGGTTCTCAATGACCCGCTGTCGATAGTCGGGATGAGTATTAAGCCCAGTCCCAACAGCAGAGCCGCCAAGGCCCAGTTCGCGCAGCGATTCAGCGGTGCGCCCCAGATGCTGATGACACTTCCGGACGGCAACGGCGTAAGCCGCGAACTCCTGTCCCAGCGTGATAGGCACGGCGTCCTGCATGTGGGTGCGGCCAGCCTTCAGAATGTCCTTGAACTCGCGCGCCTTGGCATCGAAGCTGGCAGCCAGATCGTTAAGTACAGGGTAGAAATCTTCGAGCGCCAGCAAGACCGAGAGCCGCATGGCCGTGGGGAAGACGTCGTTGGTGGACTGGCCATAGTTAACGTGGTCGTTGGGATGGATTCTTTTGTAGCTGCCGAGCGGTTCGCCGAGAATCTGCCCGGCGCGGTTGGCAATCACCTCATTGGCGTTCATGTGCAGGCTGACTCCGGCTCCAGCCTGAAAGACATCGACAACGAAGTGGTCGTGGTGCTGGCCGTCGATAACCTCGTGCGCGGCCCGCATTACGGCGCTTCCCTGCTCCGTGGTGATGAGACCGAGAGATTGATTCGCCTCAGCCGCAGCATGTTTAACCATTGCCAGCGCGCGGATGAGAAATGGACTGGCCTTGAGGTCGCTGATGGGGAAATTGGAGATGGCTCGAGTAGTCTGCGCTCCATAGAGAGCTTCGGCAGGAACGGCAA
This genomic interval carries:
- a CDS encoding GvpL/GvpF family gas vesicle protein — encoded protein: MAWYAYCIAERQSFPELCRHRRPMPLTGVSGLFGNQAFLFPASDLAVIVSEHSAEDHERLDQQAAKDHARVIADCFKLSTVLPFRFGTTFQDDDALRRSVRSNQRHFQANVERLRGKAEMHLKVLVDDTCPGNSARDMTVGQQYLTSLRESASRQRERQSKARALSVQMHRMFLPIAEEITCKRMDSGKMLLDIAHLIDNKTVERYQNKYSSATLQLKECRMQLSGPWPPYHFVHRSSTSQQHSA
- a CDS encoding aspartate ammonia-lyase, yielding MSDTRTETDSLGNVAVPAEALYGAQTTRAISNFPISDLKASPFLIRALAMVKHAAAEANQSLGLITTEQGSAVMRAAHEVIDGQHHDHFVVDVFQAGAGVSLHMNANEVIANRAGQILGEPLGSYKRIHPNDHVNYGQSTNDVFPTAMRLSVLLALEDFYPVLNDLAASFDAKAREFKDILKAGRTHMQDAVPITLGQEFAAYAVAVRKCHQHLGRTAESLRELGLGGSAVGTGLNTHPDYRQRVIENLSRISGLELLETEDLRYAMQSNAVMADVSAALRTLALELIRISNDLRLLSSGPNTGFNEIHLPSLQPGSSIMPGKVNPVLAELTAMVAFQVIGNDTATAYAVQAGQLELNVMMPTMAHNTLQSITILTSTLRQLDHHCIRGITANRDRCAHYAASTIALATALNPYIGYAKAAALVKESVATGQSIVALAREKKLLTEEQIAEILDPKNMTEPHARKS
- a CDS encoding DUF481 domain-containing protein gives rise to the protein MVALCLVTGILSHSAVAQGAAAAPKSDVIVFTNGDQLTGTIERGVGDSIVFKSDTAGEITVPLSKIKELRSHGSFVVIRKDEKPTKITRHPGAIAYGDNAISVETQAGTPETVPVKDLAFIIDQATYDKEVAHNPSFLHGWAGSVSGGASLVRSSQTGTSFNAGIALIRAIPTVPYLPPKTRTTFNLLESYGKLTQPVIPQTTPPTPPSEAKTSIFHADAEHDLYFTPRFYALGEVSFDHNFAQGLNMQQVYGGGFGWTPILTPVQQLDLKADIHYEMQSFIQPDPITVDNPRIPNQNLIGSTIGEAYHRNLPGKIVFTESASILPAFNNPQAYSAIATAGLALPTYKRISLGVNGTDNYLNMPATGYKKNSFQFITAIVYTLK
- a CDS encoding outer membrane protein; this encodes MFGLKLKEKCVAVMLLAALMASGAGIVQAQSMRRTRRETNANRQARIARIVKDTYSHKWEVGGGGGYLRYRSGEGLQRNNEVAFWLSGTRYFNPKLGVEADIRGAFGNAKIGTNDYLKFNPQISQYGFMAGPSYRFYAKEKTAVSVFAIGGAGVGKFDSGSKGIPSSLLGTWPSETRAAFSVGLNLDYNLYPNLAFRITPTYLGTTFGGTVQNNAGLNIGIVYRFGRN
- a CDS encoding cytochrome c, whose product is MAKKSGSGGFGKVFLGFLIGVAAVAVGLFLYLHFGPLPVAVADAPFPYEKQIVHLPMNARIDHEVKTPPFGTSEDVFESGAAVYRAQCASCHGVPGHDVLYARYMYPRAPQLWKKHGKSDVVGVSDDTAGETYWKVANGIRLTGMPAFNHVLTDTQMWQVSLLLKSANTELPLPVTQILTR